The genomic interval GAGGGGACGCTACACTACATGTCCCTGGCGGCTATCGCGGCAACTCGATCGCTTGATCAGCCGTTAAAGTCGGAATGTCGCCGCGGACGGGGTAGACACGCCGTCCGTCGACCGTCACCAAGCCTTCATCCAGCTGCTGCGTTACCTTCTGATCAGACGCATCGCGTAGCGTGCCGTTTTCAATCGCGGTATTGAGCTCTGCTATCAATGACGGCTCTGCGAGTCGAAGTTCGATGCTGTCAATCGGGCACTGCAGCATGCCGATGAGTTTCGGGTCAATCATTGGGTTTGGTTTAGATTTGGGGACGGCTGGGCCGATGAAGAGGCAGAGCGACAAAACCATCACTATGGCGAGGTCAGTACATGGACGCACGCAATCGTTTGATCACGTGGACAAGCGGAATTTCAGCGATTGGGTGGCGGCAACACAATGCCCGCCGCTCTTCTCATAGTCTACGCGGCATTTCGCTAGCGTGCTTGGCATCCGCTTTCGCAACCAGTGTCATCGCAACCAGCGTCGCGGCCCAAGAACCCTCCGCCGGATTCATGCAAGATCCCGCGACGGGAATCACCTACGCCAAGACGATTCAAACGATCGAGCGACCGGTCGTCGAAACGGTGGTCGAAAACCAAGAACAACTTGTCTACCGACCTGAAACGGTGACCGAAATCAAACCAGAAGTCCAGACGGTGTATGCGCCGGTGACCGAAGTGAAATGGCGACCGTACATGGAAGGACGCTGGAATCCGTTTCGGCAGCCCACCGTTGCTTATCGACCGGTCGCCGAAACCTACTGGCAACGTAGTAATCAAGTGGTTAATCGAACGACGTCAACGACGAAGTTCGTGCCGGAGAAGCGAACTGTACAGGTTGCTCGTCAAGTGCCAAAGATGAAACGCGAGCAGGTCATCGCTTATCAACCGGTCGGTCGTGTCGATCCAACACCGACGCGTCCTCAGATCACCGGCATCAGTGAAGCCGTTGCCGCAAGACTGCAACCGATCTCGGCACCATCCGCGGTCGCCGCACCTTCAACCGCGCCAATGGCTGCCCCCAACGGAATGGGCAATGCGACGCAAATCGCGTCCACGTCCATGGGACGCACGATGAGTGACCCGCCACGTCGCTCCATCACGCAGCGTGGGATGCGGGCCAATGACTTGCGGCCCGAATCCAGCGGTTACGCTCAGCCGTTGCCCCCATCGAGCAACAGCACCGGCATCGCCGGCTTGCCCGTGCTCTGGCGATAGGACGCTTGACGGCAGCCTTTACTGTCCAGCGAGCCTCGCAAGGTACTCTTTGATCGCGATCGACATTGTCTTTCCGGCACCGGCCGACGGAATGAATTCGCGCGGGGAGAATGCTCCAGGAGCTTGACCCGCGAACGCACATGGCAAAGGCTCCAGCTCCAGGCCTTCTGACTCGGCCAGACGCATCGCACGCGGCAAGTGAAACGCGCTTGTGATCAATCCGATTCGCGGCTCGGCATTTGCTTGTTTCAGACCATTTGAACCTGCTTGATTCAAAAGGGCCTTCAGGTTCTTCATCTCACCGGCCGTGTTCTCACCCTCGATCTCAATGATCACATCAGCTGGAACACCGATACTCTCCAGAATCGTTCGGCTGATTTCCGACGGCGGCATGTCATCGGTCGGCGAGGAACCGGTGCAAATGATTTTCTTTGCCACCCCGGCGTGCCATAGCTGAGCCGCCAGCAGCAACCGCTGTCCGTCGCCACCGAGTTCCGGCACCCCGAATCGATTGGCCGCTGCACTGCCACCCAATGTCACGACTGCGTCCAATTCCAACTTGACTCCCGAATCAAGCGTCAGCAAGTCGGGTTGAGGCGGGTACTCCAGACTCTGCATCACGGCGCTCGCAAACCGAACGTTGAACAATAAGCTGAAAAACAACGTGATCAGCAAGGCGAATCCGGCAGACTTTCTGAAACCGGATCGCCAAAGTCCAACCGTCACAGCAATGAAAAACAGCCACAGCAGCCCAACCGGCAACGCCAGATCGGTTGCGGTCCTTACCGCCATACCCCGCCCATTGATCGACCAAGTTGCCCCGACGATCAGAGCGGCAACGATCCCAGCGACCAACAAGCCTGAGACCACCGACCCGACGGCGGAAACCCCACTGCTGGACTCTGATGCGGACGGCTGGTTCATTCTTGCTCAGCGTGTTTGGCGAGGTGAAAGTGGAGAAGATCAATAGTTGACGAATCCGCCGTTGACTGATTGCCGGCCCCAAAATGACGGAACCAATTCAGACGCAGTACTAGCGAAGTCGAGGCTGAGCCCACCATAATACTGACTGCAGGGGCATTACTAAAGAATCGATTAAGGGGATTGGCGATGCGTTGGCGAGGCAGACGACAAAGTGAAAACGTGGAAGACCGGCGGATGTCCGGTGGCGGTGTTGCTGCTGTGGGCGGCGGCATGGGGCTGATGATCATCGCTTTGATTGCGGCATTGTTCGGTATCAATCCACAACGATTCATCCAACAAGCCAATCAACAGCGTGCTGCACAGCAAGCAGGCGCGGGTGGCGCTGTCGAATTGACGCAGCAGCAGATCGAAGAAGGCGAGTTTGCAAAGACCGTTTTAGCCGATACCGAAGACGTGTGGACGAGGCTCTTCGCCGAAAGCGGATACGAGTACCAAAAACCCACGCTGGTACTCTTCTCTCAGCGCGTCGAATCCGCCTGCGGGCTGGCTTCCGCCGCCAGTGGTCCGTTCTATTGTCCGGCCGACAGCAAGGTCTACTTGGACACCTCTTTCTTTTCACAGTTGTCGCAACAACTCGGTGCCCCCGGTGACTTTGCCCAAGCCTACGTGATCGCTCACGAAGTCGGTCATCACGTCCAGAACTTGCTCGGCTATACGGACAAGGTCGAGCAGGTGCGGCGGACGCAGAGTAAGGAGGCAGCAAACGAGGCATCGGTGCGACTGGAGCTGCAAGCCGACTTCTTGGCCGGTGTGATGTTGCATCACGCGCAAAAAATGCGAAACATCATCGAACCGGGTGACATCGAGGAAGCGCTCAATGCGGCCACCGCGATCGGTGACGACCGATTGCAAA from Stieleria varia carries:
- a CDS encoding Trm112 family protein, with the translated sequence MIDPKLIGMLQCPIDSIELRLAEPSLIAELNTAIENGTLRDASDQKVTQQLDEGLVTVDGRRVYPVRGDIPTLTADQAIELPR
- a CDS encoding YdcF family protein, which codes for MNQPSASESSSGVSAVGSVVSGLLVAGIVAALIVGATWSINGRGMAVRTATDLALPVGLLWLFFIAVTVGLWRSGFRKSAGFALLITLFFSLLFNVRFASAVMQSLEYPPQPDLLTLDSGVKLELDAVVTLGGSAAANRFGVPELGGDGQRLLLAAQLWHAGVAKKIICTGSSPTDDMPPSEISRTILESIGVPADVIIEIEGENTAGEMKNLKALLNQAGSNGLKQANAEPRIGLITSAFHLPRAMRLAESEGLELEPLPCAFAGQAPGAFSPREFIPSAGAGKTMSIAIKEYLARLAGQ
- the ypfJ gene encoding KPN_02809 family neutral zinc metallopeptidase, which gives rise to MRWRGRRQSENVEDRRMSGGGVAAVGGGMGLMIIALIAALFGINPQRFIQQANQQRAAQQAGAGGAVELTQQQIEEGEFAKTVLADTEDVWTRLFAESGYEYQKPTLVLFSQRVESACGLASAASGPFYCPADSKVYLDTSFFSQLSQQLGAPGDFAQAYVIAHEVGHHVQNLLGYTDKVEQVRRTQSKEAANEASVRLELQADFLAGVMLHHAQKMRNIIEPGDIEEALNAATAIGDDRLQKQSQGYVVPESFTHGTSEQRLRWFMKGLESGDLSKGDTFTVNQL